The following proteins are encoded in a genomic region of Arachis ipaensis cultivar K30076 chromosome B02, Araip1.1, whole genome shotgun sequence:
- the LOC107625914 gene encoding uncharacterized protein LOC107625914 produces the protein MLPKRKPQNRVPLVPVSVVIIVVSFMFLYYYYMMPSSSLNGLSKNMALHSGQCSSQALALGEKFVWYAPHSGFSNQLSEFKNAILMAGILNRTLIVPPILDHHAVALGSCPKFRVFDPNEIRISVWNHVIELMRERRYISIAEIIDVSSLVSKSLVRVIDLRDFVSIWCGISLDSACLNDSTLQSSVSETLKQCGSLIAGLRGSDNKCVHAIRNDCRTTVWIYDQGGGEDGTLDPFQPDEQLKKKKNLSYVRKRRDVFKSLGPGSKVESASLLAFGSLFSSPYKGSELYMDIRESPQDQRLQSLMREIKYLPFVPEIMSAGKEFARRTIKAPFLCAQLRLLDGQFKNHHKATFQGLRQSLESLRQKGSEQIHIFIMTDLPRDNWTGTYLGDLVNDAHNYKVHFLRDTDEVVRQAAVKLMAAGHGQRFITNSKTVAGKKYCSNPSLPDVLLYVEQAVCGCASLGFVGTSGSTIAENIELMRKYGSGYCRS, from the exons ATGTTGCCTAAGAGGAAACCACAGAACAGAGTTCCCCTTGTTCCTGTGTCGGTTGTTATCATCGTTGTGTCATTCATGTTTCTCTATTACTACTATATGATGCCTAGTTCATCCCTCAATGGATTGTCCAAAAATATGGCATTACATTCCGGGCAATGCTCTAGCCAAGCATTGGCATTAGGGGAGAAATTTGTTTGGTATGCGCCGCACAGCGGGTTCAGCAACCAGCTTTCGGAATTCAAGAATGCGATTCTAATGGCAGGGATACTGAATAGAACCTTGATTGTTCCTCCTATTTTAGATCATCATGCTGTTGCTCTAGGCAGCTGTCCGAAGTTTCGGGTTTTCGATCCGAATGAGATTCGGATTTCTGTTTGGAACCATGTGATTGAGCTCATGCGCGAGAGAAG GTATATCTCTATTGCCGAAATTATAGATGTCTCATCATTAGTTTCTAAGTCTCTTGTCCGAGTGATAGACCTTAGGGATTTTGTGTCAATATGGTGTGGCATCAGCTTGGATTCGGCTTGCTTAAATGATTCAACATTACAATCCTCTGTTTCTGAAACCCTGAAGCAATGTGGATCCCTTATAGCCGGGCTTCGTGGGAGTGATAACAAGTGTGTACATGCTATCCGTAACGACTGCAGAACTACAGTATGGATTTATGACCAAGGTGGTGGTGAGGATGGCACATTAGATCCATTCCAACCAGATGAGCaactgaagaagaaaaagaacttatcaTACGTTCGGAAAAGGAGAGATGTATTTAAGTCTCTTGGACCTGGTTCTAAGGTTGAATCAGCCTCACTACTGGCATTTGGAAGCCTTTTTTCATCCCCATACAAAGGATCCGAGCTATACATGGATATTCGTGAATCTCCTCAGGATCAAAGGCTACAATCTTTGATGAGAGAAATCAAGTATCTTCCATTCGTCCCGGAAATTATGAGTGCTGGAAAGGAGTTTGCTCGCAGAACAATAAAAGCTCCATTTCTTTGTGCACAGCTTAGATTGTTGGACGGGCAGTTTAAGAATCATCACAAGGCTACATTTCAAGGGTTAAGACAAAGCTTAGAATCTTTAAGGCAGAAAGGCTCCGAACAAATCCATATATTTATAATGACTGATCTGCCAAGAGATAATTGGACCGGAACCTACTTAGGTGATTTAGTTAATGATGCACATAACTATAAAGTGCATTTCCTAAGAGACACTGATGAAGTGGTCAGACAAGCAGCCGTAAAACTCATGGCGGCAGGTCATGGGCAGAGGTTCATTACGAACTCCAAAACTGTGGCCGGTAAAAAGTATTGTTCCAATCCATCGTTACCTGATGTACTTCTTTATGTTGAGCAGGCTGTCTGTGGCTGTGCATCTCTTGGTTTTGTTGGAACTTCTGGATCGACCATTGCTGAAAATATCGAACTAATGAGAAAATATGGCTCCGGTTATTGTCGGAGTTAA
- the LOC107627791 gene encoding cysteine-rich repeat secretory protein 15-like, whose protein sequence is MAIRRRTRRLTTAEARLRRRKPDANVDLNEEAAIGETVRMNRGWRPGARRQRNGRRGDLDPIECSKCVQNSVNQIGLICPYSLSASLQLEGCYIRYEHFDFLGKLDTSLRYKKCNKNVVSNDVEFLRRRDDVLGDLQARRNSDFRVSNSGLVEGYAQCLGDLSAENCNSCMAEAVMKLTRFCGSTVSGDVFLGQCYARYWKSGHYNDDEPDSSNEDQVGKSIAIIVGVVLGLAILVVVLSVCKNAMVKRIH, encoded by the exons ATGGCGATCAGGCGACGAACACGACGACTGACGACGGCAGAAGCGCGGCTGAGAAGACGAAAACCAGACGCGAATGTCGATCTCAACGAAGAAGCTGCAATTGGTGAGACTGTGAGAATGAACAGGGGTTGGAGACCTGGAGCACGACGACAGCGCAACGGACGGCG GGGTGATTTGGACCCAATTGAATGCTCAAAATGTGTTCAAAATTCAGTTAACCAAATAGGGCTAATTTGTCCCTATTCACTTAGTGCATCTTTGCAACTTGAAGGGTGTTACATAAGATATGAACATTTTGATTTCTTAGGAAAACTTGACACAAGTCTTAGGTACAAGAAATGTAACAAAAATGTTGTGAGCAATGATGTTGAGTTCCTTAGGCGAAGGGATGATGTTCTTGGTGATTTGCAAGCAAGAAGAAATAGTGACTTTAGAGTTAGTAATTCAGGACTTGTTGAAGG GTATGCTCAGTGTTTGGGAGATCTAAGTGCTGAAAATTGCAACTCATGCATGGCAGAAGCAGTGATGAAGTTGACGAGATTTTGTGGATCAACAGTATCAGGTGATGTATTCTTGGGACAATGTTATGCAAGGTATTGGAAATCTGGCCACTACAACGATGATGAACCAG ATTCTTCGAATGAGGACCAAGTGGGGAAATCAATTGCCATTATTGTAGGGGTTGTATTAGGTCTAGCTATTCTTGTTGTTGTTCTCTCAGTCTGCAAAAACGCCATGGTGAAAAGAATCCATTGA